In one Methylocaldum szegediense genomic region, the following are encoded:
- a CDS encoding DUF4391 domain-containing protein, whose protein sequence is MTAEDVIAALDLPAAARVDRRVPKTLLVEHGAPTAADRRQVNEGIEHIQWVAALKPTTIGVAAFRDDAREYLEIAVVHVALREKAKTQRLVELLHRAIPYPVLAVTEQRESVALSVAHKRWSQAEAQKTVLDGEPVTVAAPHGCEPYAGAFAAALALGRQPQASLHALYQGWLDTLLTLQAARVSGVFSILPDADRRAARRDALVECARLDVEIARLRAAAKKEKQMARQVALNQELKRAEAARAAALARL, encoded by the coding sequence ATGACCGCTGAGGATGTCATCGCCGCGCTCGACCTCCCCGCCGCCGCACGCGTGGATCGTCGTGTGCCCAAGACGCTGCTGGTGGAGCATGGCGCGCCGACAGCGGCCGACCGCCGCCAGGTCAACGAGGGCATCGAGCACATCCAGTGGGTGGCCGCGCTGAAGCCGACCACCATTGGCGTTGCCGCCTTTCGCGATGATGCGCGTGAGTACCTGGAAATCGCTGTCGTGCACGTCGCGCTGCGAGAGAAGGCCAAGACGCAGCGGCTGGTGGAGCTTCTGCACCGGGCGATCCCCTATCCGGTGCTCGCCGTGACCGAACAGCGCGAGTCGGTTGCGCTGTCCGTCGCACACAAGCGTTGGTCGCAGGCGGAGGCCCAGAAGACCGTCCTCGACGGCGAACCCGTCACGGTGGCGGCGCCTCACGGGTGCGAGCCCTATGCAGGCGCGTTCGCGGCGGCGCTGGCGCTGGGCCGCCAACCACAGGCATCGCTGCACGCTCTCTACCAGGGCTGGCTCGATACCCTGCTGACCCTGCAAGCCGCCAGGGTGTCGGGCGTTTTCAGTATCCTGCCCGACGCCGACCGGCGCGCCGCCCGCCGGGATGCCCTCGTCGAGTGCGCGCGGCTGGACGTCGAGATCGCGCGCCTGCGCGCGGCGGCGAAGAAGGAAAAGCAGATGGCGCGGCAGGTCGCGCTCAACCAGGAACTCAAGCGCGCCGAGGCGGCCCGTGCTGCGGCGCTTGCCCGTTTATGA